In Tepidanaerobacter syntrophicus, the following are encoded in one genomic region:
- a CDS encoding RNA polymerase sigma factor — protein MNIEGELIYRAKRGDMSAFEDLISGYEKKVYNTVYRFFNNAEDAMDVSQEIFIKIFTSLDKFRGESSFSTWLYRVAVNTCIDFSRKHREVTLPIHEESEIHNHLNLGTPTQLPEEFIENKEIRQAIADAINMLPEEQKICVILRDVQGFSYAEIGEILNCSLGTVKSRLYRGRRNLRELLKDMGIFSQTPSDGELQRGEQHGRM, from the coding sequence TTGAATATTGAAGGAGAACTCATATACCGGGCAAAAAGAGGGGATATGTCTGCGTTTGAAGACTTGATTTCCGGTTATGAGAAAAAAGTCTACAATACCGTGTATAGGTTTTTTAATAACGCCGAAGATGCAATGGATGTAAGCCAGGAAATCTTTATTAAAATATTTACCTCCCTTGATAAATTCCGAGGAGAATCAAGTTTTTCCACCTGGCTGTATCGAGTTGCTGTAAATACCTGCATAGATTTTTCAAGAAAACATAGAGAAGTTACTCTCCCCATCCATGAAGAATCAGAAATACATAATCATTTAAATCTGGGAACGCCGACCCAACTGCCTGAAGAATTTATAGAAAATAAAGAGATAAGACAAGCTATAGCAGATGCAATTAATATGCTGCCTGAAGAGCAAAAAATATGTGTAATACTAAGAGATGTTCAAGGCTTTAGTTATGCAGAAATCGGCGAAATTTTAAATTGCTCCTTAGGTACCGTGAAATCAAGGTTGTATAGAGGTCGCAGAAATTTGAGAGAATTGCTTAAAGACATGGGGATTTTTTCTCAAACACCATCTGACGGCGAGCTTCAAAGGGGGGAGCAACATGGCCGCATGTAA
- the rnr gene encoding ribonuclease R codes for MALNERLIEFMNKEAYKPMTPEELISALNVDKSEIDQLIKALDYMEKNGLVVKNRRGRYGVPEKMNLVAGKVEAHPAGYAFLIPNNPEIEDVYIAREDMNGAMHGDIVLARLKIAPKGAHKKQGEVIRILKRANNKIVGTVERGKNFIFVVPDDKRIFYDVFIPKNKARGVKNRQKVVVKITEWPERHRNPTGEIIEVLGYQDEPGVDVLSIIKKYDLPLDFPPKVVKQLAEIPDKVREEDLAKREDFRHLKIVTIDNEDAKDLDDAISIEKTEDGYRLGVHIADVSYYVKERSPLDKEALRRGCSVYLVDRVVPMLPPKLSNGICSLNPSVDRLTMSVVIDFDKNAEILSYTITPGIIKTCERMTYTQVNKILEDEDPEFIKRFDYLVEDFILMKELAGKLTAKRFARGSLDFDLDEAKVILDENGKPIDVAKEERRIASRIIEEFMIAANEVVAEHMFWLKTPFIYRVHETPDEEKIESLREFLYNLGYTIKGNSNIVKPKSLQQVLEKAKGKPEERLVNTMVLRSLKRARYSEINLGHFGLASPYYTHFTAPIRRYPDLEIHRILRELQENKLDLKRQEKLSKTVEKVAKISSERERIADEAERESVDLKIAEYMSTRIGNVYEAIISGVTPFGIFVELDNTIEGLVHVSNIEDDYYNFNEKNMTLRGERTGRVFKIGDIVKVKVYKVNIAERQIDFVLAE; via the coding sequence ATGGCGTTAAATGAAAGATTGATTGAATTTATGAATAAAGAGGCATATAAGCCGATGACACCGGAAGAGCTTATTTCCGCCTTAAACGTTGATAAAAGCGAAATTGATCAGTTGATAAAAGCATTGGATTACATGGAAAAGAATGGCCTGGTGGTAAAAAACAGAAGGGGAAGGTATGGCGTTCCGGAAAAAATGAATTTAGTCGCCGGAAAAGTAGAAGCCCATCCGGCAGGATATGCCTTTTTGATTCCTAACAATCCTGAAATTGAAGATGTTTATATAGCCCGTGAAGACATGAATGGAGCCATGCATGGGGATATAGTGCTGGCAAGACTTAAAATAGCCCCTAAAGGAGCTCATAAAAAGCAGGGAGAAGTAATACGAATCTTGAAAAGGGCCAATAACAAGATAGTAGGAACTGTAGAGAGAGGCAAGAACTTCATATTTGTAGTTCCTGACGACAAACGAATATTTTATGATGTATTTATCCCGAAAAATAAGGCACGAGGAGTTAAAAACAGGCAGAAGGTTGTAGTAAAAATAACCGAATGGCCGGAAAGACATAGAAATCCCACAGGGGAAATAATCGAAGTACTTGGCTATCAAGATGAGCCTGGTGTAGATGTGCTTTCTATTATAAAAAAATATGATCTGCCCTTGGATTTCCCGCCAAAAGTTGTAAAGCAGCTGGCAGAGATACCCGATAAAGTCAGGGAAGAAGATCTTGCCAAAAGAGAAGATTTTCGCCACCTAAAAATCGTCACTATAGATAACGAAGATGCAAAAGACCTAGATGATGCAATTTCAATCGAAAAGACAGAGGATGGCTACAGACTCGGAGTGCATATTGCGGATGTAAGCTACTATGTAAAAGAAAGAAGCCCACTGGATAAGGAAGCCTTAAGAAGAGGCTGCAGTGTATATCTTGTAGACAGAGTAGTTCCTATGCTTCCGCCTAAACTATCAAATGGAATATGCAGTTTAAATCCAAGTGTAGACAGGCTTACCATGAGCGTAGTTATTGATTTTGATAAAAACGCCGAAATCTTAAGCTACACTATAACACCTGGAATTATAAAAACATGTGAAAGAATGACATATACTCAGGTCAACAAAATATTAGAAGATGAAGACCCTGAGTTTATAAAACGTTTTGATTACCTCGTAGAGGATTTTATCTTAATGAAGGAACTGGCCGGAAAGCTTACAGCTAAGCGATTTGCAAGAGGCAGTCTGGATTTTGATTTAGATGAGGCAAAAGTTATTTTGGATGAGAACGGAAAACCGATTGATGTAGCCAAAGAAGAGCGAAGAATAGCAAGCCGCATAATTGAAGAATTTATGATTGCTGCAAATGAAGTAGTTGCAGAGCATATGTTCTGGCTAAAAACTCCGTTTATTTACAGAGTTCATGAAACACCGGATGAAGAAAAAATTGAATCTTTAAGAGAATTTCTCTATAATTTAGGTTATACAATAAAAGGCAATAGCAATATAGTAAAACCAAAATCACTACAGCAAGTTTTGGAGAAAGCTAAAGGAAAACCAGAAGAACGTCTTGTAAATACCATGGTTCTTCGTTCACTAAAAAGAGCCAGATATAGCGAGATAAATTTAGGGCATTTTGGCCTCGCTTCCCCTTACTATACGCATTTTACTGCACCGATCAGGCGATATCCTGACCTGGAGATACACCGAATCTTGCGAGAACTGCAGGAAAATAAACTTGATTTAAAGCGCCAAGAAAAACTAAGTAAAACAGTCGAAAAGGTTGCAAAAATTTCATCGGAAAGAGAACGCATTGCTGATGAGGCTGAAAGAGAATCCGTAGATCTTAAAATTGCCGAATATATGTCTACTAGAATTGGAAATGTTTATGAGGCAATTATTTCCGGCGTAACACCTTTTGGTATATTTGTAGAACTGGACAATACAATCGAAGGCCTTGTTCATGTAAGCAATATCGAAGATGATTATTACAATTTTAACGAAAAAAACATGACACTTCGAGGAGAAAGGACAGGAAGAGTATTTAAAATAGGAGATATTGTAAAAGTAAAAGTTTATAAAGTAAATATTGCCGAGCGCCAAATAGATTTTGTGTTAGCGGAGTAG
- a CDS encoding dihydrolipoamide acetyltransferase family protein has product MAVNVVMPKLGLTMTKGTLNKWLIKVGDKVKKGDAVAEISSEKITNVVEAPADGILGKILVNEGEEVPVATPIGIIISEGEKLDEIPKAAAKEEAVTPPSEGFIKATPIAKKLAKENGLDLSQIQGTGPGGRITEEDVKNYMASKTAGTKEKEEKAEVEKIPMDNMRKIIAQRMKQSWTQAPHVTENIKIDATEMVDFRSKLNMNEKIKITFTDIIVKACAIAIKKYPNINWSTDGEFIIKNKNINIGVAVALENGLIVPVVRDVDKKSLKEISDCIKDLSIRARENRLQPDETIGGTFTVTNLGMYEIDSFTPIINPPESAILGVNRIYQEPAVINDNITIRQSMTLSLSFDHRIIDGAAAAKFLLYLKQVLENPATLAL; this is encoded by the coding sequence ATGGCGGTAAATGTTGTTATGCCAAAACTTGGCCTTACAATGACTAAAGGAACTTTAAATAAATGGCTTATAAAAGTAGGAGATAAGGTAAAAAAAGGAGATGCGGTAGCTGAAATATCTTCCGAAAAAATTACAAATGTCGTAGAAGCCCCGGCTGATGGTATCCTTGGCAAAATCCTAGTTAACGAAGGGGAAGAAGTGCCTGTAGCAACACCCATAGGTATAATTATCAGCGAAGGAGAAAAATTAGACGAAATCCCTAAAGCAGCGGCAAAAGAAGAAGCGGTTACCCCACCGTCTGAAGGCTTCATAAAAGCCACCCCTATCGCAAAGAAATTGGCAAAAGAAAATGGCCTTGACTTATCTCAAATTCAGGGGACAGGCCCCGGAGGCAGAATAACGGAAGAGGATGTAAAGAACTATATGGCATCAAAGACTGCCGGCACCAAAGAAAAGGAAGAAAAAGCTGAAGTAGAAAAAATTCCTATGGACAACATGCGAAAAATAATCGCTCAAAGGATGAAGCAAAGCTGGACACAGGCACCTCATGTCACAGAAAATATAAAAATTGATGCGACAGAAATGGTAGATTTTAGAAGTAAACTAAATATGAATGAGAAAATTAAAATAACCTTTACCGACATAATAGTAAAAGCCTGTGCTATAGCTATTAAAAAATATCCCAATATAAATTGGTCTACCGATGGAGAATTTATAATCAAAAATAAGAATATCAATATCGGCGTAGCAGTGGCGTTGGAAAATGGATTGATTGTTCCCGTGGTAAGGGATGTAGATAAAAAATCTCTTAAAGAAATATCTGATTGCATCAAGGATTTAAGCATAAGAGCTAGAGAAAATAGGCTGCAACCTGATGAAACAATAGGAGGCACCTTTACGGTAACTAATCTGGGAATGTACGAAATTGACAGCTTTACGCCAATAATTAATCCACCTGAAAGTGCAATATTAGGCGTAAATCGGATTTATCAAGAACCTGCCGTGATAAACGATAATATAACCATACGTCAAAGCATGACCCTTAGCCTGTCTTTTGACCACAGAATCATAGACGGAGCTGCAGCAGCGAAATTCTTGCTTTATTTAAAACAAGTCCTGGAAAATCCTGCCACGCTAGCGCTATAA
- a CDS encoding VOC family protein — protein MQKPIFKNLLQVGIVVDDLDKYLKKYYDEYGIGPWVILDFNKDTVKNMTIKGKRVDYAMRLATCDFNGIQWELIQPLDDKCVYYDFLKTNGPGIHHVALGIDNYDDVVKFLADKGIHELQGGNYMGLQYTYFDLTDELALIGEIYNGEVVMPEDAPTYPPKC, from the coding sequence ATGCAAAAACCAATATTTAAAAACCTTCTTCAAGTAGGCATAGTGGTAGACGATTTAGATAAATACTTGAAAAAGTATTATGATGAATACGGAATAGGGCCATGGGTAATTCTAGATTTCAACAAAGATACCGTAAAAAATATGACTATAAAGGGTAAACGTGTAGATTACGCAATGAGGCTTGCTACTTGTGATTTTAATGGAATTCAATGGGAACTTATACAACCTCTTGATGACAAATGCGTATATTACGACTTTCTAAAAACCAATGGACCGGGAATTCATCACGTGGCACTTGGCATAGATAATTATGACGATGTTGTTAAATTCCTTGCAGATAAAGGTATCCATGAACTTCAAGGCGGAAATTACATGGGGCTGCAATATACCTACTTTGACTTAACAGACGAGCTGGCGCTAATAGGTGAAATATATAACGGAGAAGTGGTAATGCCGGAAGATGCGCCGACTTATCCGCCAAAATGCTAA
- a CDS encoding DUF4349 domain-containing protein: MAACKDFSDLIDKYVDGFASPEEKKLLEEHLKVCPNCRREVEELRQTVALTNLVGEVETPPNFSINLSEKINEISKTQRSSKKSFSGLLLNFYQSHKREFTAAAGIIVIFTLIFTFYNLGKNSNMNYASKESTQAAAENTTGTKPEARSLKADESLKSFAAIAESDTAMQKRLTKSITISINTEELSGKIEQIANLAEEAGGYIENSKIEMKGTNKTPERASIDARIPEAEVDKIMETFKTEKNILSWNVETKDISKDYDNTLEKLDYLRQYEQELTLILQKATGTSEIIEIQKELYNTRSKIIDLENQLALWDEDIELPHVNITIIKSEKP; the protein is encoded by the coding sequence ATGGCCGCATGTAAGGACTTTAGCGACTTAATCGATAAATATGTGGACGGCTTTGCAAGTCCGGAAGAAAAGAAATTACTGGAAGAGCATCTTAAAGTCTGCCCAAATTGCAGACGTGAAGTAGAAGAACTCAGACAAACTGTGGCTTTAACAAACTTAGTGGGCGAAGTAGAAACGCCGCCGAATTTTTCCATCAATCTTTCGGAAAAAATTAATGAGATTTCCAAAACGCAAAGGTCTTCAAAAAAATCATTCTCCGGGCTGCTCCTTAATTTCTATCAATCCCATAAGAGGGAATTTACTGCTGCTGCAGGCATAATAGTAATTTTTACGCTTATTTTCACGTTCTATAATTTAGGAAAAAACTCTAATATGAACTATGCTTCAAAAGAAAGCACACAAGCTGCTGCTGAAAATACAACAGGCACTAAGCCTGAGGCCAGAAGCCTTAAAGCAGATGAGAGCTTAAAAAGTTTTGCAGCTATTGCAGAAAGCGATACAGCAATGCAGAAACGCTTAACAAAAAGCATCACAATTTCGATAAATACAGAAGAATTAAGCGGAAAAATAGAACAAATTGCGAATCTTGCCGAAGAAGCAGGGGGTTATATAGAAAACAGCAAGATCGAAATGAAAGGCACAAATAAAACACCTGAGAGAGCCTCAATAGACGCAAGAATTCCGGAGGCAGAGGTTGATAAAATTATGGAAACCTTTAAAACCGAGAAAAACATCTTAAGCTGGAATGTTGAAACAAAAGATATCAGTAAGGATTATGATAACACTCTTGAAAAACTAGATTATCTGCGTCAATATGAGCAAGAACTGACTTTGATACTTCAAAAAGCAACTGGTACAAGCGAAATAATTGAGATACAAAAAGAGCTTTATAATACTCGCAGCAAGATTATTGATTTAGAAAATCAATTGGCTTTATGGGATGAAGATATAGAGCTGCCCCATGTAAACATAACTATAATAAAGAGTGAGAAGCCATAG
- the hisD gene encoding histidinol dehydrogenase — MKIIKKPNSEIKSENNSQIREKVSDILLQIQKNGDEALLEFCRKFDNYQSENLRISSKQIQDAYKHIDSEYIKALETAAYRIKKFALYQKEAIKPLEIELSAGVTVGHRIIPVSSSGSYVPGGRYPLPSSALMSIIPAKVAGVERVIACSPPDKSIGTIHPATLVAMDMAGADEIYCMGGAHAIGALAFGTKSIAPVDIVVGPGNQWVTEAKRQVSGSVGIDFIAGPSEVLIIADKTANPAFIAADLLAQSEHDPNARGILISLDENLIQEVLEYLKTYLNDLPTQSVAKRSWENNGTIYFADNIIEAVELSNKIAPEHLELQVSDVNLLIPKLYNYGSLFIGPWSAEVFGDYVSGTNHILPTMKAARYTGGVWVGTFLKVASYQQISPEGAEELAPIASELAELEGLFAHKLASDLRK, encoded by the coding sequence ATAAAAATAATAAAGAAACCTAATTCTGAGATTAAGTCCGAAAATAATAGCCAGATAAGAGAAAAGGTGTCAGATATACTTTTGCAAATACAAAAAAACGGTGATGAAGCTTTGCTTGAATTTTGCAGAAAATTTGATAACTATCAAAGTGAAAATCTGAGGATTTCCTCAAAGCAAATTCAAGATGCCTATAAACATATAGATTCTGAATATATAAAAGCACTAGAAACAGCGGCTTATCGCATAAAAAAATTTGCTTTATATCAAAAAGAAGCGATAAAGCCTTTGGAGATAGAATTATCTGCAGGTGTTACCGTAGGGCACAGAATAATTCCTGTTTCATCTTCAGGTTCTTATGTTCCCGGGGGAAGGTATCCCCTTCCTTCATCTGCGCTTATGTCTATTATTCCGGCCAAAGTAGCCGGCGTAGAAAGGGTAATAGCTTGCTCTCCGCCTGATAAATCTATCGGTACAATTCACCCTGCAACGCTTGTTGCAATGGATATGGCAGGTGCTGATGAAATTTACTGTATGGGTGGAGCACACGCTATCGGTGCTCTTGCTTTTGGCACAAAAAGTATTGCACCCGTAGATATTGTAGTGGGGCCGGGAAATCAATGGGTAACTGAAGCGAAAAGGCAAGTCAGCGGCAGTGTGGGAATAGATTTTATAGCAGGCCCCAGTGAAGTGCTTATAATTGCAGATAAAACAGCAAATCCCGCTTTCATCGCTGCAGACCTTTTGGCTCAATCCGAACACGACCCAAATGCTAGGGGAATATTAATATCGCTAGATGAAAACCTCATTCAAGAGGTTCTAGAGTATTTAAAAACTTACTTAAATGATCTTCCTACACAATCTGTTGCAAAACGTTCATGGGAAAACAATGGCACAATATATTTTGCAGACAATATCATTGAAGCTGTTGAACTTTCAAATAAAATCGCACCTGAGCACCTTGAATTACAAGTATCAGATGTAAACCTGCTAATTCCAAAACTTTATAATTATGGTTCATTGTTTATAGGACCATGGTCGGCAGAAGTATTTGGAGATTATGTTTCAGGAACAAATCATATCCTTCCAACTATGAAAGCCGCCCGCTACACAGGTGGAGTATGGGTCGGCACATTTTTAAAGGTTGCAAGCTATCAACAAATCTCACCTGAGGGGGCAGAAGAACTTGCTCCTATCGCATCCGAGCTTGCAGAACTTGAAGGACTTTTCGCTCATAAACTTGCGTCTGATTTGCGAAAATAA